CACTCAACTCTCTGATCTTTCTCTCACCGGTAACCATTTCTCTAACATATCAGCAGCTTTGCAAATTCTACAGAACTGCCCCAAACTCACTAGTCTGGTCTTGACGCGGAACTTCCGCAGTGGTGAAGTAATGCCAGCTGATGGAATTCGAGGATTCGAGAAGATGGAATTGCTGGTCATTGCAAACTGTGCTCTTACAGGTACCATTCCATTATGGCTGGCAAACTTGACCCAATTAACGGTATTGGACATCTCATGGAACCACTTATCTGGTACAATCCCTATATGGTTTGGGAATCTCGAGAACCTCTTCTACTTGGATCTATCAAACAATTCTCTCAGTGGGGAGGTTCCGAATAGCTTGGCACAGATGAAGAGGCTTATGTCTGGGAGTAAGTCACTGCAAATTAGCTCGATCGAGAACTTCCCGTTCTTCATTAAGAGAAACTCGAGTGGGAAGGGCTTGCAGTATAATCAGGTTAGCAGGTTTCCCCCGTCGCTGATTCTGAGTAATAACATGCTTGTTGGGCATATTTTGCCAGGGTTTGGGAAACTTGTGGATCTCCATGTGTTGGACTTGAGTTGGAATCATCTTTCAGGGAACATACCAGCAGAGCTCTCAGGCATGACAAGCTTAGAATGCTTGGAATTGTCACACAATAATCTCACAGGAACCATACCTGCCTCTCTAACCAATCTTAGTTTTTTGTCAAAGTTTGATGTGGCATATAACGATTTGGTTGGACAAGTCCCGACTGGAGGCCAGTTTTCGACCTTCTCGAGTTCTGATTTCGAAGGGAATCCTGGTCTCTGTGGCTTTCACTTGTCACCTTGCGGTTCCAAAGATCTTATACCATCAGGAGTCAGAAGAAGTAACAAAAATGCCATAGTGAGCATAACAGTTGGAATTGGACTCGGGGCAATTTTTCTTCTTGCTTTTGTCAGCTGGATTGTGTTAAAACATCATTCTGGACGGCACGAAGACCATGCAAGGGTGGTAGCACACGCAGATGAAGGCTCAGATGCAACTGGTTGCAGTCTAGTTCTTTTGTTTAACAAGGATGACAAGGAGCTAAGCATAGATGACATATTGAAGTCCACCAACAACTTTGATCAGGCTTATATCATCGGTTGTGGAGGATTCGGTCTCGTCTACAAGGCTACTCTGCCTGATGGACGCAAGGTAGCTATCAAGCGGCTTTCCGGTGATTTTTTTCAGATGGAGAGGGAGTTTCAAGCCGAGGTGGAAACTCTTTCCAGAGCTCAGCACAGGAATCTTGTTTTGCTGCAAGGATATTGCAAGTTTGGCAGTGATCGCCTGCTAATCTACTCGTACATGGAGAACGGGAGCTTGGACTACTGGCTTCACGAGAAACATGAAGGCAGCTCAATGCTAGAGCGGGGAAGAAGGCTGCGGATAGCTCTAGGGGCCGCTAGGGGATTGGCCTACTTGCACGAATCCTGTGAGCCACATATACTTCACCGTGACATCAAGTCGAGTAATATCCTCCTAGATGAAGATTTTGATGCTCATCTGGCCGATTTTGGACTTGCAAGACTAATTTTGCCTACTGAGACACATGTGACAACAGATTTAGTCGGAACTTTAGGTTACATTCCTCCCGAGTATGGACAATCTCCTGTCGCTACTTTTAAGGGTGATGTATACAGCTTTGGTGTTGTACTCTTGGAGCTACTCACTGGTAGGAGGCCTGTCGATATGTGCCAACCGAAAGGCTGCCGGGAAGTGGTGTCATGGGTGCTTCAGAAGAAGAAAGACAGAAGGGAGGCTGAAGTTTTCGATCCGTGTATGTTTGATTCGGATGGTGACAACAGCCAGACACTGAGGATGCTTGAAATTGCATGCCTATGTGTGAGTGAATCCCCTAAACTGAGGCCATCAACCAATCAACTTGTTGCATGGCTCGAGGAGATCTGTCTTGCTGGCCAATTGGCAAAGTGAAACAACATTGCCATAAGAAAACTTAAGGTTTCTTAGTGTAGCATGGCAACTCTAGTAAGTGGCTTGGATTAATACCTGGTCGATAAACAATTAGATGTGTATATTCTACACAAAACCTCAATGCTCAGAgttcctctcttttcttttttttctcttattttctttttggttattttctttcttctacATGGAAATGAGGTCTCACCTCAAGTTACAGGATAAAATATGCAAAGCTTAAGTTGTATTATTAGAGATAAAACTTGTTTTGGCTTTTGCTTCACATGGATCAGTGTTGGTTTCCTCAGTAACTTAGGAAAGGACTTGTGGTGGTATGTTGATTTTTCTATGTGATACACAAAGAGTATGTTTCTTCTACTATTAATTCCTGACATGATTATCATGTTTCTATATACATAAGCTTctcacctttttttcttttttcatttttttttgacTCACTGAGATTCTATTGACTTTCCGAAAAATAGAATTCTGAAATAAAAGATTGAATCTGATTCtatataatatatcttcaatCTCATTGAAAGAGTAAAATTACATATTAATCCATCACTAGTGAAGTGAGCTGAGATGAAAATTAATGGTCTAGCAAAATATGGAAGCTCCTGTAAGCATGACAAATTTTGTTCTTGGATCAGCATCAGATTCAATTTCAAGAGTTGAATTCCTTCAGCTCAATCCCATTTTTCGAAGCAATACTTAACAGCTTGGTGATTTAGATTGTTCAAAATGTTCTTCTTGATTTGCCTGAGGTGCACTTTCTCCTCTCTCCTCACCTGTGCTTTGTTGGTGGTGTTGTGGGCACAAATGTTCCTATCAGGAGGCTGACTTTCAGTATTTATTTGATCCATTTGGagattcattttttatttattagtattTTATAAACATTTTTTACGATCCGATCTAATGGGATAACTATATGTTAATTTTGTAATTGATCCAAAATGTTTTAAGAGTGATTCGAATGAAATAAATTGATCTATTAATTTCGTTAAGTCTAATTCATTGATTAAAATACAaagttaataatatattatatattagttTTGATCTACTTGAATTAAACACCTTCTCATGGTGATACCGATGTGATGCAGAATGAGAGGATGTAGTAAAATAGAATTCGAAAGAAAACTGATAGTACAGTTTGTCGGAATAGAAAAGGAGTGAACTAATACATTACTTAATCGATAGTACAACTACTAATCAATTCCTTTAATACATTCCTTAATCATGAAAAAAAACATCTTAAATAGCTTTACATTTGTACAGAAAATATACTGATAAACTGTCTTATCTGAGtgagctgagttgaagattatgagatAATATTGTtaactaaaaaaaatatcatatcatcgACAAGATCTATATAAACATATTATAGTAAATTAAACACTCTCTTGTCACATGGTCTCATACCAGTTTGTTTTTCACGAAACTATTGGAGAGTTAAGTTGACTACTCAATCCATAAACCAGTAGaccaatcacaaaaaaaaaaaatcaacagaccaatcacaaaacaaaaaaaaatcaacgcATGTTCTTTTGTGCGACCTGTTCAATTCCCCTCACATCTTTTTGACTGCAAAATAGTCGTGCAAATTGCTACATTCTGGAGAGCCATTTCAACATTCCAATATCAGTAACAGGCATTTTTAATGTCGAGAGTTGCATGCATTACAATCTACATTGTCACTATCACCATTTTGCCAACATACAACTAAGGAACCATTTGGGCTCAATTACTTGGAGCTGCAAGTAATTGGCACCGTAAGCTGCAAACAGTAGAGGCCACCTGGGACTTGAAGGTTCAACAAGAGAACATGCCTCGCTTGACACCGCCCTTTAGTGCCCGAAGAGGTTTAACGGCTGCACTACCAGCAACCCTTGTACTGCTTGGTCCTCCGGCAGGAACTCCACCCCCAGCTGGTCCACTTGCCACAGAACCACTGTCTGATGTCTCAGGTTCCATGTAAAACTGGGCACAGAAAGCAGCCAGATAAGCATAATATGCAGGTGGCACTGTTCGAAAAACCATAGGATAAGTTCAGCAATAAAACCATTCCCATTGCAAAGTGAAAAATCTGAGGTTGGGAAGCAGACGTACCAATAGATATGGCACATCTCGCATAACTGCAATGCAACCATAagttagatagatagatagatagatagatagataccagCACAGAAGGGGATGAACTTAAGGGTAGGATATTACATGTAACAAAGGTTGTTTGTCAAAGTTTGAAGCTGATCAGCGGTGACTTTGTTATCGTCCCAGAGTGCATGGTAATGTGCAGATCGGCTTGTACCCTTCATGGCCAATAAATAAAACAAGGTCAGTTCTTGTCTCCTTCAGATTTGCCAATACATAAAAGAACTTGTAGATAACAACGATACACAGTGAGTCGATGGGGTTAATCAGATCCCAACATGGCTACACAGGTAAAAGTCAGGATGGCAGATCATAGAATCCACTACAGTTCCTAAAAAATTCCAATGGCAGATCACCAtgtcaaagtcatttttcaagaTTCTAGTAAATCCAACAGGCAGACACCAATATTTTTAAGTGATCAAAGAGACTAACCAGGCAAAATGTTCCCAATTCTATCAACTGAGCAGCAATCACTATGATTATTAGCAAACAGCCTAATACGATGATGTTTTTGGACAACCACAAAAGTCACTGGTGGTTGATAATTTTGTTCTACTGAAGCACATGCCTAatccagaaaaagaaaaatgttgGAGAATAGCAGCACTGGAAAAACAAAGAGTACAGTGGTGAAAAGCTATCATACTTTTTAGATCAAGCTCATAAAAGCAACACTTGATAAAATTGCCCTTCGCTTACTCCATCCCTGCAGAGAGGAGACCATATGTGAATCTGTATGACAGATGAAGTACTAAGATGCAAGTAAATTTCTGAATTGTATACCTGCAGAATATAATTCGCTGAGGCTTTTGCCCAGTAGCTATTTCAAAGGAAATAAGAAGCTCCCTAAAAATCCCATACGTAACAGATTATTTCCTTAGCATGGAAACAAGTGCAGGAAACAAAATATACTAATACTCAAAGAAGAACTGGTTATGCATAATGAGTTATTCATACTTGATCATGCCTCCAGTAACTGTTCCATGCTGAGGATCTTGCCACTCTCTAAACAGATCTTGAATCAATTCTCAGCGATGGGCCTGAGCACAAACCAACCATGCATATTTTGTCACCTCTGGCCAATCTTGGGAGGCGACAACCTGAAGAACAACTGAGAGCAAGGTAAGCATTGAAATCCAAAGAAAAAAACATGGAGCAAAGTAAGAAAATAGCTATGTAAAGGAAGAAAATCTGACAGCTGCAATAGAAGGGCTGGAGTCCTCTCCAGGATGAGGATGTGTAACATCAGCACCAAATATTATAATAGTATGTCTAACAAGAGGCATGCGCTTTGACAATGCATCCATAAGAACTGTGTTGCTACCTCCAACCTATCCATCAAAATACTCTTCATGATTACAGGATAAAAATGAACAAATATTATGCATCTAAACCCACCTTTACATTTATCTTGCGAGCAACGTTAGCAAGGTACTGTTTGCTCATCCTGAAAACATGTTTAGTCAAACAACACTGAAACTAAATCAAGATCTGTCTCACATATCCCTTTTACATTACCTGTCATTACAATAACAGTAAAGATAAGAACATTAAGTGAACGAGGCACCAGGGAGATTTTGAAAACTCATGGATTAGGCCATTTGTTGTTAAGTGGAAAACCATATTAAACTGTATATGATGAATGACAGGAAGCTACCATCTGGAGAACCATTATTATCAGGCAATATTATAATAAGCAAATCAAGTTGTCAGTCCTGAGATTGCAGCATGCCCATTGCATCATGATGGTGTACTTTCAATGCTCTTTCCACTTTGTTAAGCCGAGCTCCTAATGGAGGAAGGATAGGTTCTAGAGCAAATTCATGCAAAAATTTAGCCAACAGGACTGATCTGTAGCATCTTATTTTGGTATCATATGCACAGCATTTAAATCGAATTAAAACAGAAGACATGTATTAATAAGAACATACTGTTCCAGATATCTGGCACATCTGAGCAAGCTTATGACAAAAGTCACAAGCAACACCTTCTGGAACATTTCGTTCAAAATGATACACGTCCAACTGTTACACTCACCCACCATTCACCACTTTCTGAAATACATAGAGAATTGTAGAATTACAAAAAAGATGAAATCAGAGAAAAAGTAAGGCCTGTTaatttttctgcatgaaaatttAAAGACTGGTGCAACATATATTTCTAAATTCTAACAAAACAATAACGTCCCAAAGGCCAAAAAGATACCAGATGAGTATGTCACTAAACATGCACATGAGCATATAACTAAACCAACACAGAAAATGTTGAGGTAATGTTCAAGACAAAGAAGAATATCTCACACCACCCTTATCAGTCCTATTTCAGTTGTTTGAGCTTACACAAGCCTCAAAGAAACATCCAATGATAGACCttaaggaagagaagaaaaaataatataaggTTTGTCACAGAAACAGCAGATTGACTGAACAAGCACTGTGCTGCAGGACAGTCAAAGACCAGAGTTCCATTCTTTCTGTTGATTTGGCAAGTGTCATGCTTCCTTGAGTATGTCAATCACTTGTAATATCGTGAATCTGACTTTAGATAGTCAaattatgaaataacatattgTTCAAACTATTTAATGCCTCACTACACATAGACCAACCAAGTGATGAGATATTGTGTCTCAGACAAGGCCAAAAGTAATGTTACTTTAATACATCTGAAGACAGGTTCAAGAGTCAAGTAGCAAGTCTCAGGATACATAGAACaggacaccattgacatcaattctCCTTGCCAAGACAGAATTTACTTTGTTTAATCCCGACATACATTATTAACATACAGCAACCAATTAGCTCCACAGTAAGTCAAGAGAAACTCACTCCCACACATCATAATACAATGACAAAGTCCATTTGCAAATGGTAGATTAATCAGGAAGCTGTGGTATTTCTTACTTCCTTTCGGGGAAACCAATACATGAAAGACACTAGGCACCTTAAAATAACCATTAAATAAGCTGACAACATGAAAAGAACCACAGAACCAAGGACACATCCAAAGCACAACCCAAAGAATTTATTGTAACATAGAATCAGAACTGCATTTGACCATGGCAGTACAAAATAAAATGATTCTATCAACAACTAATAAAGACTGACCTTTAACTTCTCAGGGGAAGATAGTTAAGTAGAAAATCATATGTTTTAGGCACTGTGATTCTAAGTGATCCACCTTTTGATAGAGAAGTACAGGACTAAAGCATCTGAGGAAGGCAGCCATAAATCACCAGTTCTATAGTCTTAACTGTTGGAGGAACTAGTGAAGTAGGAACCATATGCCTATTTAGGCACTACAATTCTAAGTGATATACCTCTGGATGCATATGATAGAGAGGAAAAACATGATTAAAGGATCTGAGAAGGACAGATATAAGTCACCAACATCAAATCTACTAAATTCTTTTACTGTTGGGATAGCAATTCTTTTTTCGTTTTTAACCACAAGAGAGTGAGGGATATCAAGGTTGTAGTTTGGGTTTAGCTTTAAGGATATGTAACTAATGGCTCGCATAAAACCCAGAGATCCACAAGTATATGGTGGGGTTTAACCTCTGGCTGGTAATGTGTCAAATCTTTCGAAGCATATGTTTTTGTAGAATACAAAATAGTGCGTGTGTGCCATGCCTGCAAAAGAAAGTCTTATTGCCAAGGCCAGAAGTATATTTTAGTATCATCAATAAATGCAAGCACATAAGGTATATAAATGAATCAATTAGTATAAATATGCAGGTTTAACAACATAAAAGGCATCGGATGCAGTCCGATGCAATACCTTATTCATCATATTCCACTGGCCAACTCTTGGCGAGCAAACTTTCTCTCTACCAGTGTCATGGTACTTTAGCTGCAcaaccaaaaagatgaaattgatcaCATTGAATTTTAGCCTGATAGAAACAAAAAGATGCAATACATCATTACAATAGAAAAAGGTAAAGATAATGATAATATGAAATGTATTTGTGACATCCATTTACCCTAGGTGCACGCAAAACACGAGCCTCAACTGATGCAAATTTGTCACAGATCTTGATGCCAAATTATTCAGCATAAGGATCTTCATGGTAGGCATTCCGACGAACTGTCTGTAGAAACATGGCATGTGAAAAGTTACAAATACACAAAATAGTATGTCAATTCTAGTCATTAGAATTATGTACAAATGTGCTTTGAACCCCTTTGAGCTTGAAGGCCCTCAACATATAGCAGGGTCATTTAATGCCAGCACTGGTCTTTTGGTTATTTAAAGGGTCCAATTAGCAGAGCTTAAAACAGAATTTCACAGTAAAATTTTAAATAACGATATAAAACCAATTAATTGCTAGGCCCTCAACGCTCACAATCTTGTTTAATTTTATATCCTTATGTCAATTGTCAGCTCTGGGTCTGATTGACCTGCAGACAGATCATCTCAGATGAAACAGATGATGCCTAAACAAAATAGTTGGGAACTCAAATCCAGGGATCAAGAAAATATTCTGAATGAGGATTCATGCTTTTAGTTCGAAAGCACCTAGAAATCCCAAACCAAACAAAATGAGAAGTTGTGGCAAAGATACCCAACCCTATTCATATAATTGTTAACCTTCTTTTAGGATGCTTGTGGGGACACACAATATATTGCTTTCTGCAATTGGACTTCACTTATTCCTCTTCTATTTGATGGGATGATGAGAATACCAATCCATGTTCCCCTTTATACCTAAATCAAACATGCCTTGACAGTAAGTGCAAGCAGATTCAATAAATTTTTGGATAACCACTCTACAAGTTCACACCAGCCACTTCAACTCAGTCCAACCAAATAGCTGTAAAGGCTCAGTGAAAGACAATAATTTTTAAACAGTTGGAAGACCAAATTAGAAGTATCTTCAAGAATACTGCCCTACTCCCCAATCTAAATGTGTTCCTATCTAATAAAATTAACCAGCCCATTCAGCACGTTACTGCCTCAGTGGCCAACACTAAGCATCAAACTTAGTTTCAAAGCCAAATTGAGACAGTAGGACAAGGATCtgaaaggagaaagaagaaaaacaaaatggGATATGCAAGAATAAGTTGTCCTCTAATACATCAAGCCATAATTCCTTTGCATATTGATAAAAATGTATGAAGACTGAAGAACCCTAACCAGTGAGGAAAcacgcttatcatgttgcatgaataGCTTGAAATTGAGTTCCAAGTCAAGAATTATCACTGACATTGATGACAAACTTTCATGATTTAAGTCACTATGGCACTAAAATTGTGATGTTGAATGACAAGGAAAAGACTACTATGTGGATAAATTCAACTTATTACTTTCCAAAATAATACCTCTACAATATCAAGCTCCCGATCATGAGGATGTTGGCATGAAACTTCTAAAAGAGCAGTAATTTGTTTCTCATTCAACTTCTTAGAATATCTCTGCCCCTTGACAATCTTACAAACCAGCAGACGATTGAAAAAAATGTTGATATACATTTTCTGAACATTTAATCTAAAGCTTTATATGCACAACAATAAACTTTTAAATGTGGATCAAATGTATGATGCACTAAacagaaaaaattaaaatactgATATAACACACATAATTTGGCCTCTGTTGGTTTCCAACTTGCAAGCAAGGCCAACTAGTGTGTTTCAAGACATGGATTGTAAAACCATGTCTCTTGAAAATATTGCACAACGAACTTCATTGTACCTCTTTCATCAACTGGGAAACTGTTGATCCCAAGTTTCAGGACACAAATGATGTATATGAATCATTTTAGCAATCGACAGAAGGATgacactttcaagatattcaaacaTTCTATATAATAAAAAGGGTTTAAAAGTGAAATAGCTTGCCTCCCACTAAGAGATGGCCATTTACAACAAAAGTATATTATAAAATTGCAAAAAGGCATTTCAGTTGGTCTAGCAGAAAACATTTCCATGCTTGAACCATCATCCTCGTCATTAAGGGTGATTTGAAActctttagaggtaaatgggagtgGTCCGGCTGTATAGTGACTCTTCCTGCCATCATAGACTGGAAGGCATCTGCCTAAGTAAGATTCCCTATGAAGCTTAACTAGCTTTTGCATCACAGCATGATTCACACTGTGTGATGTAACTTCTGGCATAATTGAGACCTGATAATACGTAATTACAAAACAATTATAGGTCAATCCTGAGGTATGTAAAGAAAAGAATGTTTATTAAAGCAGCAGTTAAGGTGGGAGAAGAAACTCACTTCATCCTGGTGAAGGTCTTCGGTGGATATTTCAGCAGAAAAAAATGATTAGCCTTTACCACACATCTGGTACCAAAAGGTACCTTCCCCAGGGCAGACTGGAAATCTCGTAGACTCGTCGAAAGATGCTGATGGAACCACGGGCTGCATTATTTGACTAGATGAAGCTTCACCTTGAACAGAGTGCTGTTCAAATTTCTTGGCAAACTCGATGGCAGAGATCTCTGGCTGCCACGAGGAACTTGCCTGCCATGGGGTTGGTTAGGTGGCTTGCAAAGGAGCTTGTGTTGCTTGGTGCAGCTCGGGAGTCAATGGCCTTGATGTACCTGCAGCTGAGGGATCAATTACATGTCCCCCAGACATACCATGTCCACCCCGGCATCCACCAAACTGTTGCTGAGGTGGCATTTCACCTCTGGGCTGAAGCCCACCATGGCCTTGGTAGTGGGATGGCACGCCTGGTAGCTGTGCATCACGAGGTTGCAGTCAGCTCCCTCGGCATTGGTAATATCCCCCACCACCTCAACCACTTTGATGAGGCTGCGAGGACCAGATGGAGCCCAAACCCTTCCTGCACCACCTTCCTGTAGCTGTGGAGCAGGACCTCTCTCTGATGGCCGCTGAAGCCCAGCTCGCACAATGGTGCCACTTTCCTCTTGATATAAAAAGCTCTTTGCTGCACCAGAAGTTTCAGCTCTGTGTTTGGTCACCATGTCCAACTGCATAAGAACGCCAGCTTTGGACAAAACAATGATGACAGAAAAAAATCCAGCAACCAAGATAGTACAAAAATATACATTCAAGCAGAAAATTTTGTAACCAGCAAGGCCCTATTTTATTGATCAAGCACCTTTGCTAGTTATCCTAGCTTATGACTTTAGAAGAATAACAAAATGTCTGTTCTATTTGTCTCATCCTTGACGATAATATACTTACTTGGATGAGTCTATTTATAATAGAGGAAATGCCATAATTGGCATATACAAAAATGAAATATTTCTTCCCAAGGCTCCATTAGCATTGATTTTGTTACTATTATGGTAAATCAGTGTGTCAATATATCAATCttgaacatatttttatttgatacaCCCAACAGCAGTACTTGGATTTCATCTACATTTTCTTAAAAGATCATTCATTCATCTCATTCTTTCCCATCGACCACTATAACTGAAATGACGTGACTGATCAATTCCCAAAAGAACATTCATTCATCTCTTTGTTCCCTGTCTGTCATTACGATTGAAATGACACAATCAATCAAGACGAAAGAAGGACCGGTGATGGTATTTGGAAAGTCAATCGATTAATTGCAAACAATGAATACCGTATGGAGGTATACAGAATTACAGAGAACAACAATATAAGGCAATTTC
Above is a genomic segment from Musa acuminata AAA Group cultivar baxijiao chromosome BXJ3-4, Cavendish_Baxijiao_AAA, whole genome shotgun sequence containing:
- the LOC103974341 gene encoding phytosulfokine receptor 1 — protein: MKRPSFTPFSLLMTRRGGFPAPLSLPACCLLMFALLIRARLAFSQNQTCDSKDLNALLGLSNEIDLAKLGWSRNGSSSGCCDWFGVSCGPPTINGRRVVGLDLSNKSLKGSISDSFAGLDQLRRLDLSVNSLQGVVPPQLLRLPLLEFIDLSMNQLEGEIPSNLSLPAIRVFNISYNYFTGHHPIFAGLSNLTSLDLTANDFHGPIDAGICNSSAKIQVLRFAGNMFDGNLPRGLKNCISLTELSLGMNDLDGDFPGDLFNMASLTHLFLQGNRFSGNLITNMSNLSNLVEIDLSLNRFSGFIPDVFGSLAKLEAFSAQSNKLVGNLPSSLSNLSSLRVLNLNNNSLSGEIDLNCSAMARLSTLDLGSNSFSGPIPGILPQCVQLKTLNLARNNLTGEIPTSFKSFTQLSDLSLTGNHFSNISAALQILQNCPKLTSLVLTRNFRSGEVMPADGIRGFEKMELLVIANCALTGTIPLWLANLTQLTVLDISWNHLSGTIPIWFGNLENLFYLDLSNNSLSGEVPNSLAQMKRLMSGSKSLQISSIENFPFFIKRNSSGKGLQYNQVSRFPPSLILSNNMLVGHILPGFGKLVDLHVLDLSWNHLSGNIPAELSGMTSLECLELSHNNLTGTIPASLTNLSFLSKFDVAYNDLVGQVPTGGQFSTFSSSDFEGNPGLCGFHLSPCGSKDLIPSGVRRSNKNAIVSITVGIGLGAIFLLAFVSWIVLKHHSGRHEDHARVVAHADEGSDATGCSLVLLFNKDDKELSIDDILKSTNNFDQAYIIGCGGFGLVYKATLPDGRKVAIKRLSGDFFQMEREFQAEVETLSRAQHRNLVLLQGYCKFGSDRLLIYSYMENGSLDYWLHEKHEGSSMLERGRRLRIALGAARGLAYLHESCEPHILHRDIKSSNILLDEDFDAHLADFGLARLILPTETHVTTDLVGTLGYIPPEYGQSPVATFKGDVYSFGVVLLELLTGRRPVDMCQPKGCREVVSWVLQKKKDRREAEVFDPCMFDSDGDNSQTLRMLEIACLCVSESPKLRPSTNQLVAWLEEICLAGQLAK
- the LOC135636369 gene encoding protein argonaute 1C-like; this encodes MKGTSRSAHYHALWDDNKVTADQLQTLTNNLCYIYARCAISIVPPAYYAYLAAFCAQFYMEPETSDSGSVASGPAGGGVPAGGPSSTRVAGSAAVKPLRALKGGVKRGMFSC